From Weissella confusa, a single genomic window includes:
- a CDS encoding response regulator has product MKILIVDDDHEIAELLEIYVKNEGYEPVIASDGKEAMTKIRTNPDIGLVILDIMMPEMNGTEVLKEVRKDNPVPILLLSAKSGAMDKIQGLITGADDYVTKPFNPLEVMARVRALLRRAQNGMAQATPEVLDIGPLTINKDSHEVKTADGVEVNLTALEFGILYLLASHPNRVFSADDIFERVWQQESVVSAKTVMVHVSHLRDKLEAATGGNQVVQTVWGVGYKIEVL; this is encoded by the coding sequence ATGAAAATTTTGATTGTTGATGATGATCACGAAATTGCTGAATTGCTTGAAATCTACGTGAAGAACGAAGGTTACGAGCCAGTTATTGCCAGCGATGGTAAGGAAGCAATGACGAAGATCCGTACGAACCCAGACATCGGTTTGGTAATTTTGGACATCATGATGCCTGAAATGAACGGTACGGAAGTGTTGAAGGAAGTTCGTAAGGACAATCCTGTGCCAATTTTGTTGTTGTCAGCCAAGTCTGGTGCAATGGACAAGATTCAAGGGTTGATTACGGGTGCTGACGACTACGTGACGAAGCCATTTAACCCATTGGAAGTAATGGCACGTGTGCGTGCTTTGCTACGCCGTGCGCAAAACGGTATGGCCCAAGCAACGCCAGAAGTGCTTGATATCGGTCCTTTGACGATTAACAAGGACAGCCACGAAGTTAAGACGGCCGACGGTGTTGAAGTTAATTTGACGGCGTTGGAGTTTGGTATCTTGTATTTGTTGGCCTCACACCCAAACCGTGTGTTTAGTGCTGACGATATCTTCGAACGCGTTTGGCAACAAGAATCAGTTGTGTCTGCTAAGACGGTTATGGTGCACGTTTCACACTTGCGCGATAAGTTGGAAGCAGCAACTGGTGGCAACCAAGTTGTGCAAACTGTTTGGGGTGTTGGTTATAAGATTGAAGTGCTATAA
- a CDS encoding DUF1129 family protein codes for MTESQEQTVTPTLPSRADLATSGLTKRNQDFIWQMVQLVEGDESKATLIAEVGAKLLDGQKTGTTARQLFNTPAEALGRKANATEATPAPGYATYGFWPLLVDNAIAFFMMFSFMFGLTLLFSKASQTGSAGAAGITSLILTSLLGGFFFAVVTMTLAPKKDGSKTPVLLKILVSVGAFVLWFLAYLAFSYLPAVINPLLPGWLYLVFAVLAFIGFRFWRVKTGIQGGFLGGSTRRPQTK; via the coding sequence ATGACAGAATCACAAGAACAAACGGTAACGCCTACGCTACCATCACGTGCCGACTTGGCCACGTCTGGTTTGACGAAGCGTAATCAAGATTTTATTTGGCAAATGGTACAACTTGTTGAAGGAGACGAAAGCAAGGCGACCTTGATTGCTGAAGTTGGCGCAAAGTTGTTGGATGGTCAAAAGACTGGTACAACAGCACGTCAATTGTTTAACACACCTGCTGAAGCGTTGGGGCGCAAGGCAAACGCAACCGAAGCAACGCCAGCACCTGGCTATGCAACATACGGCTTCTGGCCATTGTTGGTTGATAACGCGATTGCCTTCTTCATGATGTTCAGCTTTATGTTTGGATTGACGTTGCTATTTAGCAAGGCATCACAAACTGGTAGCGCCGGTGCAGCCGGAATTACCTCATTGATTTTGACATCATTGTTGGGTGGATTCTTCTTCGCCGTTGTCACGATGACGTTGGCACCAAAGAAGGATGGCTCAAAGACACCAGTGCTTTTGAAGATTTTGGTTTCAGTCGGTGCCTTCGTTTTGTGGTTCTTGGCATACTTGGCCTTCAGCTACTTGCCAGCTGTTATCAACCCATTGTTGCCAGGTTGGTTGTACCTAGTGTTCGCCGTACTTGCCTTTATCGGCTTCCGCTTCTGGCGTGTTAAGACTGGTATCCAAGGTGGATTCCTTGGTGGTAGCACACGTCGTCCACAAACCAAGTAA